In a genomic window of Streptomyces roseoviridis:
- a CDS encoding SWIM zinc finger family protein, protein MSPDGPRAPGTPPGSPRASSRPRAGAARPATLPRHDDRRRTFPALAPREAPDGRFAATWWGNAWVDALEDTALDAARLARGKAYAQRGHVDAITVTPGRVVAYVHGTRPRPYRTEIRLRTLGDDDWERFLDRAAARPEHIAALLDKDVPHALEAVTGLLPAPGDLVPDCSCPDDGYPCKHAAALCYQSARLLDEDPFVLFLMRGRGEQEILAALTRRNAARSAAEGATAAPTLPTVPARTVLAPTTGHSLPPLPPPLPAPAHPGRPAVFPADPDAPDPLALDLLATEAAARAHTFLVTGHDPVADLNPWQDAVRLAAAHPGSGLTASTRALYRDLAYALDRTPTDLARAVAAWRQGGLAGLSVLEEPWDPPAGPFDRARPALLAADLPAFRPWRNRLSTPSLQLRFGRDGLWYGYESDTDREDWWPRGTPDADPVGVITDLLGR, encoded by the coding sequence ATGAGCCCCGACGGCCCCCGTGCCCCCGGCACGCCGCCCGGCAGCCCCCGGGCTTCCTCCCGGCCGCGCGCCGGCGCCGCCCGCCCCGCGACCCTGCCCCGGCACGACGACCGGCGCAGGACCTTCCCCGCACTCGCCCCGCGCGAGGCCCCCGACGGCCGGTTCGCCGCCACCTGGTGGGGCAACGCCTGGGTGGACGCCCTGGAGGACACCGCCCTCGACGCCGCCCGGCTCGCCCGCGGCAAGGCGTACGCCCAGCGCGGCCACGTCGACGCCATCACCGTCACCCCCGGCCGGGTCGTCGCCTACGTCCACGGCACCCGGCCCCGCCCGTACCGCACGGAGATCCGGCTGCGGACCCTCGGCGACGACGACTGGGAACGGTTCCTCGACCGGGCCGCCGCCCGACCCGAGCACATCGCCGCCCTCCTCGACAAGGACGTCCCGCACGCCCTGGAAGCGGTCACCGGACTCCTGCCCGCCCCCGGCGACCTCGTCCCCGACTGCTCCTGCCCCGACGACGGCTACCCCTGCAAGCACGCCGCCGCCCTCTGCTACCAGTCCGCCCGGCTCCTCGACGAGGACCCCTTCGTCCTCTTCCTCATGCGCGGCCGCGGCGAACAGGAAATCCTCGCCGCGCTCACCCGGCGCAACGCGGCCCGCTCCGCCGCCGAGGGCGCCACCGCCGCCCCGACCCTGCCCACCGTCCCGGCCCGCACGGTGCTCGCCCCGACCACCGGCCACAGCCTGCCGCCGCTGCCCCCTCCACTGCCCGCGCCCGCGCATCCCGGCCGGCCCGCCGTCTTCCCGGCCGACCCCGACGCACCCGACCCGCTGGCCCTGGACCTCCTCGCCACCGAGGCCGCCGCCCGCGCCCACACCTTCCTCGTCACCGGACACGACCCGGTCGCCGACCTCAACCCCTGGCAGGACGCCGTACGGCTGGCCGCCGCGCACCCCGGGTCCGGGCTCACCGCCTCCACCCGGGCCCTGTACCGGGACCTCGCCTACGCCCTCGACCGCACCCCCACCGACCTGGCCCGCGCCGTCGCCGCCTGGCGCCAGGGCGGCCTCGCCGGGCTGTCGGTGCTGGAGGAGCCCTGGGACCCGCCCGCCGGCCCCTTCGACCGGGCCAGACCCGCCCTGCTCGCCGCCGATCTCCCCGCCTTCCGGCCCTGGCGCAACCGGCTGTCCACCCCGTCCCTTCAGCTCCGCTTCGGCCGCGACGGCCTCTGGTACGGATACGAGTCGGACACCGACCGCGAGGACTGGTGGCCGCGCGGCACGCCCGACGCCGACCCCGTCGGTGTGATCACCGACCTGCTGGGACGGTGA